TCGCGTCCGCGCAGGGCATCATGCCTGCGGGGCAGCAGGGCGCTTATCAGAAGGCGCAGTTAGCCTATCCATACTACCGCAGCTCCGCGCAGGTTGGCGCCGTTCAGCCGGGCGGTAGCGCCGTCTCCACCCCTGGGTATTCTCCCGTGTATTATTCCGCGCAGGGATATCCGGCGACGGGAGGCGTCCCTGCGCCCAGCGCACAGAGCGCAACTCCGGAGTACCAGGATTCCGTTTTGCCCTCGGGTGCCAGCGCAGGCGGTTACTACCAGGCCACCTCCGCATACACCAACGGCGGCTACTACTACGGTCAGCCGGCGCCGGGTCCAGCATCTGCCGCAGGTACGGCTGCGGGTCCCGGCACAGCCTTGGGCGCTGGGGCGCTCGACCCCGGCGCAAGAAGAGCACCCAGGCGCTCCGTTCTGAAACCAAAGATTACAACAACAATGTGGGAAGACGAGAAGACTCTTTGCTATCAAGTTGAAGCCAACGGTGTTATTGTGGTACGAAGAGCCGACAACGATATGATAAACGGTACAAAACTATTAAACGTTACAAAAATGACCAGAGGCCGCAGAGATGGAATATTAAAGgctgaaaaaataagggATGTCGTTAAGATAGGCTCGCTACACTTGAAAGGAATTTGGATTCCATTCGAGCGCGCAGCGGCTATGGCTAAGCGCGAGGGAATATACGATTTACTATATCCTCTTTTCGTGAAAGATCTTGCTTCGCTTATTCAGCAAGGGACGCCTGTTGATGCACCAGATATGATGGGGAGCGCATCTTCGACGCTTTCGTATGGCGCGGCCGGATATAAGCCGCTGCCCGTGCTCCCGGGAGCGCAGGAGGTGCGCACACCCGCCGGTGTCCAGGCGCCGccacagcagcagcaatcTGCAGGCGCGCAGAGGGCGCAACAGGCGCAGCCGCAACAACAGCAGACATACTATTACTACCCAAATGATCTGGACCAGGCATATTACTCGGGACCCACAATTCAGCGCCAAGCGGTTCAGGCGCCTGCACAATCGGAGCAGCATCAGTTTTCACAGCAGccatattttccatattaCTCGCAGATGCAGTATATGGCAAAGCCGCAGGGCATGGAGCAAGCGCAACCGCGGACTCAGCCGCAGCTACAACCGCAACCACAACCGCAACCACAGGCGCAGGCGCAAGcgcaacagcagcagcagcagcagcaactCTATGCGCAACCGCTGGGCCAGCAAAAAGACAGAATACAGCAAGAAGGACCACTTGTGGCAAAAAGTGATTCTGCACAGAAATAGAGTCACCTGTACgatagaaaatataaagttAGCAGTTCTTCAGTTAGAGCCAATCAGCGCTTTTAGTTTTTGATGTTGCTTACACATTTCCAGCTTAAGAAATAATAGAATATGGCtctagaagaaaaatgccaCCTATCATATTAACCAGCATATAAAAGgcaatttttatttagcTTTATTGGAATTCTTTTGTCTATCACTGTACACGTACGCACGCACAAGCATGCATGGATCACCGGcagaaaatttttattttatgatttaatttttactttatgctttcttttcattagTGATTTTTGCCTTTATGCACGTTTCCTTTTGTCACATTTGTTTCCCTCACATTTGCTTTAGTCACATTTGTTTCAACCATATTTGCTTCAACCACATTTGCTTTAGtcacatttatttattccctttattccttttttccctttaaTCCCATCATTCCCATTTCTGCTATCATTTTGTGTTTCCCCCtatgttttcttctctttctgatttAAATGCATTcggaaaaagagaaaatttctcCCGCTCTTCTTCACATTCACATTTTTTAATGTTTTCCTCTCTGCAAACCTGTCTAATCCCACACCTACTTCCAAAATGAACTTTCGGTATACCGCGTGTTTTTCTCCGTCGGAATATTACTACAATATTTACTCGTGGGATCTCAGACTCATAACCCTTCAAAAAGACTCACAGAAATATTGTCGGCGGATTGTTTTATTCATTCTAATATGCTGTACTTGTGCtttttgcctttttcttgGAAAGTCTCTAGGGCCGCCTTTTTCTGCCCCAAATTTTTGTCCAAACAAGCAAGCATCCTCCGATTTCCAATCCCACCCACACCTTTTCTAACGCTCTATTTTTGGGATCCCACCTTTTTAATGCACTCCGGCAGACTTTTTGCCTGTTCAAGTTTCCGTGATTGCCGGAGACCACTTTGTGtaataattttattgttttgtGCACCTCATTTTACAATTCCTCCCATACTAATAGATGTACTCCCATATATTGACATAAAcaaaagaatattaccCACTTAGTTGTCGATCACGGCGcggcaaatattttttccgaGACcttattcattttaaaaaattactTGTCTTAGTTTGGACAAAATATGCGGATATTATTACACGAGGCAACCGCAGATGCATAATCAATGCTTACCCTTCGTAAGGGtccacattttttttttgttgctgCCTTTATAATAATTCGTGATTTTCATCCCACATTTGCTTTATTGCCCACTCTCAACCAGCCCTCTTTCCATAGGTCCCGTAATTCTAGACCATTTCCGCATGTGCTTTTCATAAGATTTATCTTGAGTTTTAATACCTTCCATGTGACATTGCGATATTTCTTTTACGTTCTGGCGAGGGAGGCGTctcgtcgatcgactcgGAAGTGCTTTTTTACTATTAAGTCCGAAACGCACATGCATGCGTGCGTGCATACATATACACGTACATACAAATGCACGTATAAATTTACATACGTATGCACCTATATATCTACGTATGTATGCACCTGTATATACATACATTTTTACATTCAACCGCTAGTGTTTAAGAGCGAGATTTATCACTGAATGCATAACACATGCTAATATGTGCATTTGTATAGACTATCATCAGAATACCTTCTGAGTCCACCTTACTCGTGAATAAATTTCTGAGAATCATTCTGAAAATCTTAATGAGACATATATACTACGTTCTGTTTTCAGTTCTGCTTTAAGAGTAAGTTTGACAGTGATTTAAGCAAATCCTCATTCAATCAGAGCATTTCTTGCTCTTGGTTAGTCTGATGTTGCTTTTTGCATATAATATTACCTGTgcacttttctttgatgcTACAGTTCTACATTTGATAGTATGCACACAGGCTTAATTATGTACCATAACTGGTTGTTACACTATGAGTATTGTTTTGCATGCGGTAGAAGATACCTTCCTAcacattttttcttgcagTATGTAGTAGGTGATATTATGGCTGATAGCCTTAGTTcagctttttcatttcattctGTCTTCTTGTTTGGTTAAACAAATTCGAATATATCTGTACATTATTCGTGCTTTTGCAGTAAGCTGaagtattttcaatttgtaACAGCGAAACTGAGGTTTATATATCTGGAATGAACCTTTCATATCCCTACTTTAtcaaagtgaagatataCATGTATATGCAATCTGATTCTTACCAATTACTACCTTCATCGACAGAAATATTCATCACCAAAATTTTCGGTCgaataatttttcaatttttttttccctaattttattatttttttgctatacgtttgaaaattttcacgGCAGTACTTTCCCAAGACTTGCCAGTCAGTTACAAATCAGTTACAACTTCACGATACAAATAACTAAAAGCCATCAGTTATACAAAAATGCCGTTATTTAGTGTTAAGGGATGGGGCTTGGATAACGAGAAAGTGGCGCCTGGAGTGTCTAAATCAACAAAAGGcaaaaaacagaaaagtgaaaaagtCAATAAAGTGAAAGATGACAAAAGACAAGGTAGTAAACATAAGATGATGGATTCggagaaagatgatgataccAGGAAGcataaaaagcagaaacaCAAGGCAGATCAAAAGAAGCCGATTGCGGGAAAGAATATAGGGAAACAGCAAGTATATTCTGATCAGCATGAAAAGACAGATGATGAcagtaataaaaaagaagatgttgcACCACCTAAAGCACCAATGAATATGGATGTGTCAAAACTTACGCCattgcaaaagaaaatgttaaGCAAATTGTCTGGGTCGAGATTCAGATGGATAAATGAACAGTTTTATACCACGGATTCGGACAAAGCATTCGAAATCATTCGAAAACAACCTGATTTGTTTGAAGAGTATCACAAAGGATTCAGATCACAGGTTGAATCGTGGCCGGAAAACCCGGTGGACTTGTATATTAAGCGTTTGGTGTTCAGGGGGGTCTCAAAGCCGGCTAATTCACCAGGTGGACTTCCTGGCTTgagaaatgataaaaagagaactgttgttgttgcagATATGGGATGTGGTGAAGCAGAACTAGCAACACAGGTTGACAGGTTTCTTGAATTTATAGAAAAGACCACAAGAAGGCTTTGAAAGTGTTCAAGAAGAAGTACGGGGGAGATAAGTTTGTTTCTGCAAGAAATAAGAGAATCGAGATAAAAGTGCATTCTTTCGATCTAGACAAAGTCAACGATAATGTGACAGTTGCCGATATAAAGAATGTTCCAATGGATGACGAATCATGTAcagttgttgttttctgtCTTTCTCTAATGGGAACAAATTTCTTAGACTTTATTAAAGAGGCATATCGAATTCTCACACCTGGAGGAGAGCTCTGGATAGCAGAGATTCAATCCCGGTTGGCCGATAGTACGGGAGAGGAGTTTTCCAATACGATAACGAAGCTTGGCTTTAGACATAAGCAAACTGATACTTCCAACAAAATGTTTACGAGATTCGACTTTTTCAAACCATTAAAGCCTGAAAGATTGGATGTTCAAAGCATACAGGGAATAAGGGAAAGCGGGAATGAGGGCCAGTGGCTTTTGAAGCCATGCATTTATAAAAGGAGGTGAAATAGGTGTATAAAAATTAGTTTAATAAATAGAACGGGTATTTCATTCAGACATGCTGCAAGAATTTTGTAGGGGAAAAAGATTGAGAAAGTAGAAATATGAAGGATCAAAAAGTGTGTGAGTTTATGGAAAGTACAAGCGAATAATGTAGAGTGAATAAATGAGGAATATTAGATAAGGTATAGTAGATAAGGTATAGTAGAAATGGTATAATAGATAAGGTATAGTAGAAAATGTATAGTGGAAAATGTATAGTAGAAATACTAAGGACTGAGAAATTAAATATcaagataataaaatataaaagtgGATGAAAAACTAAGAATCcaagaataaatttatcgCTGTcaatttggaaaaggatCAAGGATGTATTTACGTTTGCATCCTTCtcaatcttctttattcCATATTAATTTATAACAGCCTGCACCAAACTTTCATCATAATATTTAACTATCTATTCAAGGCCCTCACATAAGTCTATTCAGCTATTTGAAATGTCATTACAGCACAAAGTTACCGTTGGATATATTCCAGAACATTTCTCAGTCCCTCTTTTGCTTGCTAGAGATCACAAAATTTTTGACAACCTCAAATTATCAGTGGAATTTATTCCTTGCCCCGAAGGCTCGGGAAGATTGATCTCTCTACTAAAGAGCAAAGAGATCGATATTGCAATTGGACTAACGGAAGCGTTTGTAAGAGGTCTCTGTCAAGGAGATGACTCTTACCAGATTCAAGGAGAATATGTCAAATCACCATTATGTTGGGCTATTTCTACTGGTTATGGTAGAGATGACATTGAAGATGAGGCCGATCTGACTAAAGGCAATACTGCAAAAGTTGGTGTCAGTCGTATTGGCTCCGGTTCGTATGTAATGTCATATGTTCTTGCCCTAAAGCTCAAGTTAGGTGAGTCCCCCTTTGAGTTTGAGG
The sequence above is a segment of the Brettanomyces bruxellensis chromosome 6, complete sequence genome. Coding sequences within it:
- a CDS encoding uncharacterized protein (BUSCO:EOG09263YBT), which produces MPLFSVKGWGLDNEKVAPGVSKSTKGKKQKSEKVNKVKDDKRQGSKHKMMDSEKDDDTRKHKKQKHKADQKKPIAGKNIGKQQVYSDQHEKTDDDSNKKEDVAPPKAPMNMDVSKLTPLQKKMLSKLSGSRFRWINEQFYTTDSDKAFEIIRKQPDLFEEYHKGFRSQVESWPENPVDLYIKRLVFRGVSKPANSPGGLPGLRNDKKRTVVVADMGCGEAELATQVDRKDHKKALKVFKKKYGGDKFVSARNKRIEIKVHSFDLDKVNDNVTVADIKNVPMDDESCTVVVFCLSLMGTNFLDFIKEAYRILTPGGELWIAEIQSRLADSTGEEFSNTITKLGFRHKQTDTSNKMFTRFDFFKPLKPERLDVQSIQGIRESGNEGQWLLKPCIYKRR